A genomic region of Paramormyrops kingsleyae isolate MSU_618 chromosome 19, PKINGS_0.4, whole genome shotgun sequence contains the following coding sequences:
- the tmem121ab gene encoding transmembrane protein 121Ab yields MVLPSPDKRHVCLTTIVIMTSMAFMDAYLVEQNQGPRKIGVCIIVLVGDICFLIVLRYVAVWVGAEVKTAKRGYAMILWFLYIFVLEIKLYFVFQNYKADRRSLETVARKALTLLLSICVPGLYLILVALDSMEYVRTFRKKEDMRGRLFWVALDLLDILDIQANLWEPQRTGLPIWAEGLMFFYCYILLLILPCVSLSEISMQGEHVSPQKMMLYPVLSLVTINVVTILIRAVNMVLFQDSRVSTIFIGKNIVAIATKACTFLEYQRQVKEFPQNAIAMELQQNSVPHNQALPNATSLPIEQSPAREVIDT; encoded by the coding sequence ATGGTGCTGCCGTCTCCTGACAAACGTCACGTCTGCCTGACCACCATAGTCATCATGACCAGCATGGCCTTCATGGATGCCTACCTGGTAGAGCAGAACCAGGGCCCGCGAAAGATCGGGGTTTGCATCATCGTGCTGGTCGGCGACATCTGCTTCCTCATCGTGCTGCGTTACGTGGCCGTGTGGGTGGGCGCCGAGGTCAAGACGGCAAAGCGGGGCTACGCCATGATCCTGTGGTTCCTCTACATCTTCGTGCTGGAGATCAAGCTCTACTTTGTCTTCCAGAACTACAAGGCGGACCGGCGCAGCCTGGAGACAGTAGCCCGCAAGGCCCTGACGTTGCTGTTGTCCATCTGCGTTCCGGGCCTATACCTCATCCTGGTGGCGCTGGACAGCATGGAGTACGTCAGAACGTTCCGTAAGAAGGAGGACATGCGCGGCCGCCTGTTCTGGGTGGCCCTTGACTTGCTGGACATCCTGGACATCCAGGCCAACCTGTGGGAGCCGCAGCGGACAGGTCTGCCCATCTGGGCCGAGGGCCTGATGTTCTTCTACTGCTACATATTGCTGCTGATCCTGCCCTGTGTGTCCCTCAGCGAAATCAGCATGCAGGGCGAGCACGTCTCGCCACAGAAGATGATGCTGTACCCTGTCCTCAGCTTGGTCACCATCAACGTGGTCACCATCCTCATCCGGGCGGTCAACATGGTCCTGTTCCAGGACAGCCGTGTCTCCACCATCTTCATTGGCAAGAACATCGTGGCCATCGCCACTAAGGCCTGCACCTTCCTGGAGTACCAGAGGCAGGTGAAGGAGTTCCCCCAGAATGCCATCGCCATGGAGCTACAGCAGAACTCAGTACCCCATAACCAGGCCCTGCCCAATGCTACCAGCCTACCCATTGAGCAGTCCCCAGCCCGTGAGGTCATCGACACATGA